The Streptomyces achromogenes genome window below encodes:
- a CDS encoding DivIVA domain-containing protein yields the protein MPLTPEDVRNKQFTTVRLREGYDEDEVDAFLDEVEAELTRLLRENEDLRAKLAAATRAAAQNQQNMRKPPEQDQQQGGMPQQGGMQQGGMQQQGMPQQGMPPQGMPQQGMRGPGGPVPAGISGPPQQQMGGPMGGPPQLPSGAPQLPAGPGGQGGPQGPGQMGQGMGPGPMGQGPMGQGPMGQGPMGGQPMQQQMGGPMGGPMGGPMGGPGQGPGGDSAARVLSLAQQTADQAIAEARSEANKIVGEARSRAEGLERDARAKADALERDAQEKHRVAMGSLESARATLERKVEDLRGFEREYRTRLKSYLESQLRQLETQADDSLAPPRTPATASLPPSPAPSMAPAGASAPSYGGNPGMGAPSPAAPSYGGQQQMSPAMTQPMAPVRPQGPSPMGQAPSPMRGFLIDEDDN from the coding sequence ATGCCGTTGACCCCCGAGGACGTGCGGAACAAGCAGTTCACGACCGTCCGCCTCCGAGAAGGCTATGACGAGGACGAGGTCGATGCCTTCCTCGATGAGGTCGAAGCCGAACTGACCCGCCTGCTCCGTGAGAACGAGGACCTGCGGGCCAAGCTGGCCGCGGCCACGCGCGCTGCTGCCCAGAACCAGCAGAACATGCGCAAACCTCCGGAACAGGATCAGCAGCAGGGCGGCATGCCCCAGCAGGGCGGCATGCAGCAGGGCGGTATGCAGCAGCAAGGCATGCCGCAGCAGGGGATGCCCCCGCAGGGAATGCCGCAGCAGGGCATGCGAGGTCCGGGCGGACCGGTGCCCGCCGGCATATCGGGCCCGCCGCAGCAGCAGATGGGTGGCCCCATGGGTGGCCCGCCCCAGCTGCCGAGCGGTGCCCCGCAGCTGCCCGCCGGTCCCGGCGGTCAGGGCGGCCCCCAGGGTCCCGGCCAGATGGGCCAGGGCATGGGTCCCGGCCCCATGGGTCAGGGTCCGATGGGCCAGGGCCCCATGGGTCAGGGCCCGATGGGTGGCCAGCCCATGCAGCAGCAGATGGGTGGTCCGATGGGCGGCCCCATGGGCGGTCCGATGGGCGGCCCCGGTCAGGGCCCCGGTGGCGACAGTGCCGCCCGTGTCCTCTCGCTGGCCCAGCAGACCGCCGACCAGGCGATCGCCGAGGCCCGTTCCGAGGCCAACAAGATCGTCGGCGAGGCCCGCAGCCGCGCCGAGGGTCTCGAGCGGGACGCCCGTGCCAAGGCGGACGCCCTGGAGCGGGACGCGCAGGAGAAGCACCGCGTCGCGATGGGCTCCCTGGAGTCCGCCCGCGCCACGCTGGAGCGCAAGGTCGAGGACCTGCGTGGCTTCGAGCGCGAGTACCGCACGCGTCTGAAGTCGTACCTCGAGTCCCAGCTGCGCCAGCTGGAGACCCAGGCGGACGACTCCCTCGCGCCGCCGCGTACTCCGGCCACGGCCTCCCTGCCGCCGTCCCCGGCGCCCTCCATGGCTCCGGCCGGCGCGAGCGCCCCGTCCTACGGCGGCAACCCGGGCATGGGCGCGCCGAGCCCGGCTGCCCCGTCCTACGGCGGTCAGCAGCAGATGTCTCCGGCGATGACTCAGCCGATGGCTCCGGTACGTCCGCAGGGTCCCTCCCCGATGGGCCAGGCTCCCTCGCCGATGCGTGGCTTCCTCATCGACGAGGACGACAACTGA
- the ileS gene encoding isoleucine--tRNA ligase has protein sequence MTTPQYRQVPAQVDLPALEHAVLEFWRERKIFAKSLEQSEGRPEWVFYEGPPTANGMPGAHHIEARVFKDVFPRFRTMRGYHVARKAGWDCHGLPVELAVEKELGFSGKQDIEAYGIAEFNARCRESVLRHTDAFSDLTTRMGYWVDLDDAYVTMDPEYIESVWWSLKEIFNKGLLVQDHRVAPWCPRCGTGLSDHELAQGYETVVDPSVYVRFPLTSGPLAGEAALLVWTTTPWTLVSNTAVAAHPEVAYVVATDGEEKVVVAEPLLAKALGEGWETTGETFTGAEMERWTYQRPFELVEFPEPAHYVVNAEYVTTEDGTGLVHQSPAFGEDDLKVCRSYGLPVVNPVRPDGTFEESVPMVGGVFFKKADERLTEDLRQRGLLFRHIPYEHSYPHCWRCHTALLYYAQPSWYIRTTAVKDRLLQENENTNWFPDTVKHGRYGDWLNNNIDWALSRNRYWGTPLPIWRCEDDHLTVVGSRAELTGLTGSDQSGLDPHRPFIDDVTFACPQCAKTATRVPEVIDAWYDSGSMPFAQWGYPYKNKDLFEARYPAQFISEAIDQTRGWFYTLMAIGTLVFDKSSYENVVCLGHILAEDGRKMSKHLGNILQPIPLMDQHGADAVRWFMAAGGSPWAARRVGHGTIQEVVRKTLLTYWNTVAFQALYARTSGWAPSEADPAPADRPVLDRWLLSELHALTDQVTQSLEAYDTQRAGKLLSAFVDDLSNWYVRRSRRRFWQGDKAALRTLHEVVETVTKLMAPLTPFITERVWQDLVAPVTPGAPESVHLSAWPEPDLSAIDPELSKQMVLVRRLVELGRATRAESGVKTRQPLRRALIAAAGFDALSPALHAQITEELNVESLASLSEVGGSLVDTTAKANFRALGKRFGKRVQDVAKAVANADAAALSLALREGTASVEIDGETVTLAPDEVIITETPREGWSVASDSGATVALDLEITEELRRAGLARDAIRLIQEARKNSGLDVADRIALRWTATDPGTVDALDGHAGLIADEVLATDFARGEADDTYGAPFTDEALTLTFRLRKA, from the coding sequence ATGACAACGCCGCAGTACCGTCAGGTGCCCGCCCAGGTCGACCTGCCCGCCCTCGAGCACGCGGTGCTCGAGTTCTGGCGCGAGCGGAAGATCTTCGCCAAGAGCCTGGAGCAGTCCGAGGGCCGCCCCGAGTGGGTGTTCTACGAGGGCCCGCCCACCGCCAACGGCATGCCGGGCGCCCACCACATCGAGGCGCGCGTCTTCAAGGACGTCTTCCCCCGCTTCCGCACCATGCGCGGCTACCACGTGGCCCGCAAGGCCGGCTGGGACTGCCACGGCCTGCCGGTGGAGCTGGCGGTCGAGAAGGAGCTCGGCTTCAGCGGCAAGCAGGACATCGAGGCCTACGGCATCGCCGAGTTCAACGCCAGGTGCCGGGAGTCCGTGCTCCGCCACACCGACGCCTTCTCCGACCTGACGACCCGCATGGGCTACTGGGTCGACCTCGACGACGCCTACGTCACGATGGACCCCGAGTACATCGAGTCGGTCTGGTGGTCGCTGAAGGAGATCTTCAACAAGGGTCTGCTGGTCCAGGACCACCGCGTCGCCCCCTGGTGCCCCCGCTGCGGCACCGGCCTCTCCGACCACGAGCTGGCCCAGGGCTACGAGACGGTCGTCGACCCTTCCGTGTACGTCCGTTTCCCGCTCACCTCCGGTCCGCTCGCCGGCGAGGCCGCCCTCCTGGTGTGGACGACGACCCCCTGGACGCTGGTCTCCAACACGGCCGTGGCCGCGCACCCCGAGGTCGCCTACGTCGTGGCGACCGACGGCGAGGAGAAGGTCGTGGTGGCCGAGCCGCTGCTCGCCAAGGCGCTCGGCGAGGGCTGGGAGACCACCGGCGAGACCTTCACCGGCGCCGAAATGGAGCGCTGGACCTATCAACGTCCGTTCGAGCTGGTGGAGTTCCCGGAGCCCGCCCACTACGTGGTGAACGCCGAGTACGTCACCACCGAGGACGGCACGGGACTGGTCCACCAGTCGCCCGCCTTCGGTGAGGACGACCTCAAGGTCTGCCGCTCCTACGGCCTTCCGGTGGTGAACCCCGTCCGCCCGGACGGCACCTTCGAGGAGTCCGTCCCGATGGTCGGCGGCGTCTTCTTCAAGAAGGCGGACGAACGGCTCACCGAGGACCTCCGGCAGCGCGGCCTCCTCTTCCGGCACATCCCGTACGAGCACAGCTACCCGCACTGCTGGCGCTGCCACACCGCGCTGCTCTACTACGCACAGCCGTCCTGGTACATCCGCACCACGGCCGTCAAGGACCGCCTCCTCCAGGAGAACGAGAACACCAACTGGTTCCCGGACACGGTCAAGCACGGCCGGTACGGGGACTGGCTGAACAACAACATCGACTGGGCGCTGTCCCGCAACCGCTACTGGGGCACCCCGCTGCCGATCTGGCGCTGCGAGGACGACCACCTCACCGTCGTCGGCTCCCGCGCGGAACTCACCGGGCTGACCGGTTCCGACCAGTCCGGGCTGGACCCGCACCGCCCGTTCATCGACGACGTCACCTTCGCGTGCCCCCAGTGCGCGAAGACGGCCACGCGCGTGCCCGAGGTCATCGACGCCTGGTACGACTCCGGTTCGATGCCGTTCGCGCAGTGGGGCTACCCGTACAAGAACAAGGACCTGTTCGAGGCACGCTACCCGGCGCAGTTCATCTCCGAGGCCATCGACCAGACCCGCGGCTGGTTCTACACACTGATGGCGATCGGCACCCTGGTCTTCGACAAGTCGTCGTACGAGAACGTCGTCTGCCTCGGGCACATCCTCGCCGAGGACGGCCGCAAGATGTCCAAGCACCTGGGCAACATCCTGCAGCCGATCCCGCTGATGGACCAGCACGGCGCCGACGCGGTCCGCTGGTTCATGGCGGCCGGCGGCTCCCCCTGGGCGGCCCGCCGGGTGGGCCACGGCACCATCCAGGAGGTCGTCCGCAAGACCCTCCTGACGTACTGGAACACGGTCGCCTTCCAGGCGCTGTACGCCCGTACGTCCGGCTGGGCGCCGAGCGAGGCCGATCCGGCCCCGGCCGACCGCCCGGTCCTGGACAGGTGGCTGCTGTCCGAACTCCACGCCCTCACCGACCAGGTGACGCAGTCGCTGGAGGCCTACGACACCCAGCGCGCCGGCAAGCTCCTCTCGGCGTTCGTCGACGACCTGTCCAACTGGTACGTCCGCCGGTCCCGCCGACGCTTCTGGCAGGGCGACAAGGCGGCGCTGCGCACCCTGCACGAGGTCGTCGAGACGGTCACCAAGCTGATGGCCCCGCTGACCCCGTTCATCACCGAGCGGGTCTGGCAGGACCTGGTCGCCCCCGTCACCCCGGGCGCCCCGGAGTCCGTGCACCTGTCGGCCTGGCCGGAGCCGGACCTCTCGGCGATCGACCCGGAGCTGTCGAAGCAGATGGTCCTCGTCCGCCGCCTGGTGGAGCTGGGCCGCGCCACGCGCGCCGAGTCGGGCGTCAAGACCCGCCAGCCGCTCCGCCGCGCGCTGATCGCGGCCGCCGGGTTCGACGCGCTCTCCCCCGCGCTGCACGCGCAGATCACCGAGGAGCTGAACGTCGAGTCCCTGGCGTCCCTCTCCGAGGTCGGCGGCTCTCTGGTCGACACCACCGCCAAGGCGAACTTCCGCGCCCTGGGCAAGCGGTTCGGCAAGCGTGTCCAGGACGTGGCCAAGGCCGTCGCGAACGCCGACGCGGCCGCGCTCTCCCTCGCCCTGCGCGAGGGCACGGCATCGGTCGAGATCGACGGCGAGACCGTCACCCTGGCCCCCGACGAGGTGATCATCACGGAGACCCCGCGCGAGGGCTGGTCGGTGGCCTCCGACTCCGGCGCCACCGTCGCGCTCGACCTGGAGATCACCGAGGAGCTGCGCCGCGCGGGCCTGGCCCGTGACGCCATCCGTCTGATCCAGGAGGCCCGCAAGAACAGCGGCCTGGACGTCGCCGACCGCATCGCGCTCCGCTGGACGGCGACCGACCCGGGAACCGTCGACGCCCTGGACGGCCACGCCGGCCTGATCGCCGACGAGGTCCTCGCCACGGACTTCGCCCGGGGTGAGGCGGACGACACCTACGGCGCCCCGTTCACGGACGAGGCCCTGACGCTGACGTTCCGCCTGCGCAAGGCGTAA
- a CDS encoding YggT family protein produces MSVVLDVVYIALMVFLIVLIFRLVMDYVFQFARSWQPGKAMVVVLEATYTVTDPPLKLLRRVIPPLRLGGVALDLSFFVLMIIVYILISIVSKL; encoded by the coding sequence ATGAGCGTGGTCCTGGATGTCGTCTACATCGCGCTGATGGTGTTCCTCATCGTGCTCATCTTCCGGCTGGTCATGGACTACGTCTTCCAGTTCGCCCGCTCATGGCAGCCCGGCAAGGCGATGGTGGTCGTTCTGGAGGCCACCTACACTGTCACCGATCCACCGCTCAAGCTTCTGCGGCGGGTAATCCCGCCGTTGCGTCTCGGGGGCGTGGCGCTCGACCTGTCCTTCTTCGTACTGATGATCATCGTTTACATCCTGATCTCGATCGTGAGCAAGCTGTGA